In a single window of the Olivibacter sp. SDN3 genome:
- a CDS encoding serine hydrolase, translated as MHLTKQLQLLFLFFLIGFSACAQTAQKEHIKNHIAQERESIQSTLILNNEQGIIPLKRLQEKRIASISFGFTYAAAFDNRLGQYAPISHFQCIPEMDNLKELADTLKYHNLLIVQISDDALANQAVLDFINNESIGKQLIICGFGSPLRLALLDDYDLPIVWSQDTSEIAAQHSASTIFGGIAINTRLRENISPHYTAGSGFSTVKTRLGYTLPENVGISSRNLSEPIDEIMREAIAEEATPGAVVMIVKNGQVIFEQSYGFHTYERKQPTLPTDIFDMASISKITSTTLAVMRLHEQQKIDLNQTMGHYLLKARGTNKNNVKLRDVMLHQAGFIPYIPFYKNLKPGDISRDSSVTHRVKLADGRYLRSNYYEQVMWPEMLQSPIKNAGTYVYSDISMYVMKEVVEQQSSEPIEKYVQEEFYAPLGMYKTGYRPRLRFAKEQLVPTERDISFRDTLLQGYVHDQGAAMANGVAGHAGIFSSANDLAIYAQMLLNRGTYGGEIYFSNAIVDEYTTKQSAVSRRGLGFDRWDPDISKAYPSKLASPATFGHTGYTGTCIWIDPEHQLAYIFLANRVHPTVTNKLLDLNIRSRIQDVIYEAIAKGL; from the coding sequence ATGCATCTCACCAAACAATTGCAATTACTTTTTCTTTTCTTTCTAATAGGATTCAGTGCATGTGCCCAAACAGCGCAGAAAGAACATATCAAGAACCATATAGCTCAAGAACGGGAATCCATTCAAAGCACGTTGATTTTGAATAATGAACAGGGCATCATCCCTTTAAAAAGGCTACAGGAAAAAAGAATAGCTAGTATCAGCTTCGGTTTCACTTATGCAGCTGCTTTTGACAATAGGTTAGGCCAATATGCGCCAATCAGTCATTTCCAATGCATCCCAGAGATGGATAATCTCAAAGAGCTGGCAGATACGCTCAAATATCACAACTTACTCATCGTACAGATCTCTGACGATGCTTTGGCGAACCAGGCAGTTCTTGACTTCATAAACAATGAATCTATCGGTAAGCAGCTTATTATTTGCGGCTTTGGTTCCCCGTTAAGGCTGGCATTGTTGGATGATTATGATCTCCCTATCGTTTGGTCGCAAGACACCTCTGAAATTGCAGCGCAGCATAGCGCCTCTACCATTTTTGGCGGTATTGCGATCAATACCCGCCTGAGGGAAAATATTTCTCCACATTATACAGCTGGCAGTGGCTTCAGTACCGTAAAAACCCGTTTAGGATATACATTACCAGAAAACGTAGGAATCAGCAGTCGCAATCTCTCTGAGCCTATTGACGAAATCATGCGGGAAGCTATTGCTGAAGAAGCAACTCCGGGCGCAGTAGTGATGATTGTAAAAAACGGACAGGTTATTTTTGAACAGAGTTACGGTTTTCATACCTATGAACGTAAACAGCCAACGCTTCCAACCGACATTTTCGATATGGCATCCATCAGTAAGATCACCTCCACTACTTTGGCCGTCATGCGTCTTCATGAACAGCAAAAAATCGACCTCAATCAAACCATGGGGCATTATCTATTAAAAGCCCGTGGGACAAATAAAAACAATGTAAAATTGAGGGATGTGATGCTCCATCAGGCGGGCTTTATTCCGTACATCCCTTTCTATAAAAACCTGAAACCGGGGGATATCAGTCGCGATTCATCCGTTACGCACCGTGTCAAATTAGCCGACGGCCGTTACCTGCGTTCTAACTACTATGAGCAGGTGATGTGGCCAGAGATGCTTCAATCACCTATTAAAAATGCGGGGACATACGTTTACAGTGATATCAGTATGTATGTCATGAAGGAGGTGGTAGAACAGCAATCGTCGGAACCCATTGAAAAATATGTTCAGGAAGAATTCTATGCTCCATTGGGTATGTATAAAACAGGATATAGGCCACGCCTTCGTTTTGCCAAAGAACAGCTTGTACCCACTGAACGCGACATCTCTTTTAGGGATACACTGTTACAAGGCTACGTACACGATCAGGGCGCGGCCATGGCCAACGGTGTAGCTGGGCACGCAGGCATATTTAGTTCGGCCAACGATCTAGCGATCTATGCGCAAATGCTGTTAAATAGGGGCACTTATGGTGGTGAGATATACTTTTCCAACGCAATTGTCGATGAATATACTACGAAGCAATCCGCCGTTAGCAGAAGAGGACTAGGTTTTGATCGATGGGATCCGGATATTTCAAAGGCCTATCCTTCGAAATTGGCTTCTCCCGCTACTTTTGGCCATACCGGTTATACGGGCACATGCATCTGGATCGATCCTGAACATCAATTAGCCTATATATTCTTAGCCAACCGGGTGCACCCAACAGTTACCAATAAATTATTAGACCTAAATATTAGATCAAGGATACAAGACGTAATTTATGAAGCCATCGCCAAAGGACTATAG
- a CDS encoding Gfo/Idh/MocA family protein encodes MKRKLRMGMVGGGIDAFIGSVHRVAARMDGLIELVCGTFSVNPEISKASGEALFVDPNRVYESYQEMIEKESQLPEDVRMDFVTIVTPNFVHFDPARLALENGFNVVIEKPMTFTLEEAKQLKEIVDRTGLTLALTHTYSGYPMVKQAKVMVKENKLGQIRKVIVEYPQGWLSRLSEREGNAQAAWRTDPKRSGKSGAMGDIGTHAAHLAEYITGAKITALCADLHTMVDGRLLDDDGNVLLRFDNGANGVLIASQVAAGEENAIRIRVYGEKGGLEWIQEEPNSLYLKWLDEPKQVYRTGNAYLSDVAKHNTRIPSGHPEGLLEAFANIYRNFALTVSAKLNGETPSEEILDFPTVDDGVRGMAFIDNVVASSASSEKWTDFVV; translated from the coding sequence ATGAAAAGAAAACTTCGTATGGGTATGGTTGGCGGAGGGATAGATGCTTTTATTGGATCTGTCCATCGTGTGGCCGCCAGAATGGACGGCCTAATAGAGCTGGTTTGTGGAACTTTTAGTGTTAACCCTGAGATATCAAAGGCATCGGGTGAAGCACTGTTTGTAGATCCCAACAGAGTTTACGAAAGTTATCAGGAGATGATAGAAAAAGAAAGCCAATTGCCTGAAGATGTGCGGATGGATTTTGTAACCATCGTTACACCAAATTTCGTGCATTTTGACCCTGCGCGTTTAGCCTTGGAAAATGGTTTTAACGTGGTGATAGAAAAGCCAATGACGTTTACTCTGGAAGAGGCAAAGCAACTGAAAGAGATCGTTGATCGTACAGGACTAACTTTGGCGCTCACACACACGTATAGTGGTTATCCTATGGTGAAACAGGCGAAGGTTATGGTGAAGGAGAACAAGCTTGGGCAAATTAGAAAAGTGATCGTTGAATATCCGCAAGGATGGTTGAGTCGTTTGAGTGAACGTGAAGGGAACGCACAGGCAGCATGGCGTACTGATCCCAAACGATCGGGTAAAAGCGGTGCAATGGGTGATATCGGAACGCATGCGGCACATCTGGCAGAGTACATTACCGGAGCAAAGATAACCGCTTTGTGTGCCGACCTACATACTATGGTCGACGGACGTTTGCTGGATGACGATGGGAACGTACTGTTACGTTTTGATAATGGAGCAAACGGCGTGCTTATCGCCTCACAGGTTGCTGCTGGAGAGGAAAACGCCATTCGTATCCGGGTTTATGGTGAAAAAGGGGGGCTGGAATGGATACAGGAAGAACCGAATAGCTTATACCTAAAATGGTTAGATGAACCCAAGCAGGTTTACCGCACAGGAAATGCTTACTTAAGTGATGTTGCGAAACATAATACCAGAATCCCTTCAGGTCACCCGGAAGGATTACTGGAAGCCTTTGCTAATATATACCGGAATTTCGCACTAACGGTCTCAGCGAAATTAAATGGAGAAACGCCATCCGAAGAGATACTTGATTTTCCGACCGTGGATGACGGTGTGCGTGGCATGGCTTTTATCGATAATGTGGTGGCTAGCAGTGCAAGTAGCGAAAAGTGGACAGACTTTGTAGTGTAA
- the miaA gene encoding tRNA (adenosine(37)-N6)-dimethylallyltransferase MiaA, which yields MICILGPTASGKTALAVHVAGKVNGAIISADSRQVFKGMDIGTGKDLATYGTIDHYLIDILEPGDDYSVAHFQDDFYEAFLDILLKQKRPILCGGTGMYMQSVLQGYTHTSVPVNPELRVHLEKKDIEELEKFFLSIPKPDTYRADISTKKRLIRAIEVAQWSMHNKSPVGRTGIESVIFGLSLPLEERRRRITNRLEERLKAGMLDEVSALLKQGVPEEKLKFYGLEYKYATAYLLGEMDYTSFFEKLNTEIHRYAKRQMTYFRKMEKDGLRIHWLDATAPIKKNTEKILRSI from the coding sequence ATGATCTGTATTCTCGGTCCAACCGCTTCCGGAAAAACGGCATTAGCTGTCCATGTGGCGGGTAAAGTAAATGGCGCCATAATAAGTGCAGATTCCAGGCAGGTTTTCAAAGGGATGGATATTGGGACGGGTAAGGATCTCGCAACATACGGGACAATTGATCATTATCTTATTGATATTCTTGAGCCTGGCGATGATTATAGCGTGGCGCATTTTCAGGACGATTTTTATGAGGCCTTTTTGGATATTCTGTTAAAACAAAAAAGGCCTATCCTCTGTGGCGGTACGGGAATGTATATGCAATCTGTATTACAGGGATATACCCATACTTCAGTCCCGGTTAACCCTGAGTTGCGTGTTCATTTGGAGAAAAAGGACATAGAGGAATTGGAGAAATTTTTTCTGTCAATACCTAAGCCTGATACTTATAGGGCCGATATAAGCACAAAAAAAAGGCTTATAAGAGCTATAGAAGTAGCACAGTGGTCTATGCATAATAAATCCCCTGTAGGTAGAACTGGCATAGAAAGTGTCATATTTGGTCTCTCTCTTCCCTTGGAAGAACGCAGACGTAGAATAACGAATCGCTTGGAAGAGCGTTTAAAGGCGGGGATGCTGGATGAGGTGAGTGCGTTGCTTAAGCAAGGTGTACCCGAAGAGAAATTGAAATTCTATGGCCTGGAATATAAATATGCGACAGCATACTTATTAGGAGAAATGGATTATACTTCTTTTTTTGAAAAGCTGAATACCGAGATACACCGCTACGCAAAAAGACAGATGACCTATTTCAGGAAAATGGAGAAGGATGGTTTGCGTATCCACTGGCTGGATGCCACTGCTCCTATAAAGAAGAATACAGAAAAAATCCTGCGGTCAATATGA
- a CDS encoding S46 family peptidase, which translates to MKTKKILFALLFLLPFNWVKADEGMWFLMHIDRLNHRDMQQMGLQLTAEEIYSVNHSSLKDAIVQFGGGCTAEIVSKDGLVLTNHHCGYGAIAELSSPEHNYLSDGFWAANHQEELKPKSLSVRFFVRMDDVSERILGKVDDNMSEIDREKVINQEIAFIERENSEGGKYVVSVKSFYNGNEYYYFVYQDYNDVRLVGTPPNSIGKFGGDTDNWEWPRHTGDFSLFRVYTDRDGNPTEYAQTNIPLKPKYHLPISLKGFQENDFAMILGYPGRTNRWMPSAGIDQNVNYAYPAWVEASKVGMDNMKKHMDNDPKVKLEYASKYAQVANYWKNRQGMIDALQQHETAKTKRIAETAFNKWANKRKNRARYGEVIPTINGYYEATNEQSRHDNYLIGMLRSSTFAALPYVLGNTLQFYADANDAKRQELLPKIQTEVNAQYDQLYLPLEQDVLNASLKLYAAKAQADILAPLVASLAEQYDGDFSVYIKEAFKTSIFSSKEKIDSFLTNPDVELLAKDPLYLLSSDLMDRYRHTDDDKKQAEASFQQAFRLMVEGMRKANPKKVYYPDANSTLRLTYGKIISLPPDSKNDAQENYYTTLKGTIAKYRPNDEEFDLPQKLIDLYEAKDFGPYADQAGHMPVNLLTDNDITGGNSGSPVINGNGELIGIAFDGNIEAMAGDVIFDHELQRTISVDIRYVLFIIDKFAGAKHLVDEMTLVQ; encoded by the coding sequence ATGAAAACAAAGAAAATTTTGTTTGCTCTGCTATTTCTTTTACCCTTCAATTGGGTAAAAGCAGATGAAGGGATGTGGTTTTTAATGCATATTGACCGATTGAACCACCGCGATATGCAGCAAATGGGGCTACAACTCACCGCTGAGGAAATTTACAGTGTTAACCACTCCAGTTTAAAGGACGCTATTGTGCAATTTGGTGGTGGGTGTACTGCTGAAATAGTTTCGAAAGATGGTCTTGTTCTCACCAATCACCACTGCGGTTACGGAGCCATTGCAGAACTCTCAAGTCCTGAGCATAACTACCTTAGCGATGGTTTTTGGGCAGCTAACCATCAAGAGGAGCTGAAACCCAAATCTTTATCCGTACGGTTTTTTGTGCGCATGGACGATGTATCGGAGCGAATACTCGGTAAAGTAGACGATAACATGTCGGAAATTGACAGGGAAAAGGTTATTAATCAGGAGATAGCATTTATCGAACGGGAAAACAGCGAAGGCGGGAAATATGTTGTTTCCGTTAAATCATTTTATAACGGAAACGAGTATTATTATTTTGTATACCAAGACTATAACGACGTACGTCTTGTAGGAACACCCCCCAACAGCATTGGCAAGTTTGGTGGGGATACCGATAACTGGGAATGGCCTCGGCATACCGGCGACTTTTCCTTATTCAGAGTATATACCGATAGAGACGGTAACCCAACTGAATATGCACAAACAAACATACCCCTTAAACCTAAATATCATCTACCCATTAGCTTAAAAGGTTTCCAAGAAAATGATTTTGCTATGATTTTGGGTTACCCTGGGCGCACAAACCGCTGGATGCCATCGGCCGGAATTGATCAGAACGTGAATTACGCATATCCAGCATGGGTTGAGGCCTCCAAAGTTGGCATGGATAATATGAAAAAGCATATGGATAATGATCCCAAAGTAAAATTGGAATATGCGTCTAAATACGCTCAAGTGGCCAATTATTGGAAAAACAGGCAAGGGATGATCGATGCGCTGCAACAACACGAGACAGCAAAGACCAAGCGCATAGCAGAAACTGCGTTTAATAAATGGGCCAATAAAAGAAAAAACAGGGCACGTTATGGCGAAGTCATCCCTACAATCAATGGTTACTACGAAGCCACGAACGAGCAAAGCAGGCACGACAACTATCTTATAGGCATGTTACGTTCCAGTACCTTTGCGGCTTTACCATATGTACTCGGAAACACGTTACAGTTTTATGCAGACGCCAACGATGCGAAACGACAGGAATTGCTTCCCAAGATACAGACAGAGGTCAACGCACAATATGATCAATTATATCTTCCTTTAGAGCAAGACGTATTAAATGCCTCACTTAAATTATACGCCGCTAAGGCTCAGGCTGACATATTGGCTCCATTGGTAGCTTCTCTCGCCGAGCAGTACGATGGTGATTTTAGCGTATATATTAAAGAAGCCTTTAAAACCAGCATCTTTTCTTCTAAGGAAAAAATAGATTCCTTTTTAACTAACCCTGACGTAGAACTCCTTGCAAAAGATCCGCTCTATCTACTTTCATCAGATTTAATGGACCGTTATCGCCATACTGATGATGATAAAAAGCAGGCAGAGGCCTCTTTTCAACAGGCATTTAGGTTAATGGTGGAAGGCATGCGCAAAGCTAACCCGAAGAAGGTATATTATCCTGACGCCAACAGTACACTACGTTTAACTTACGGTAAGATCATTTCCTTACCTCCTGATTCGAAGAACGACGCTCAGGAGAATTATTATACAACACTGAAAGGCACCATCGCGAAATATCGGCCAAATGATGAAGAGTTTGATCTACCGCAAAAATTAATCGATTTATACGAGGCAAAAGACTTTGGGCCATATGCCGATCAGGCAGGTCATATGCCTGTGAATTTATTAACAGATAACGATATTACGGGCGGTAACTCCGGCTCACCGGTTATTAACGGAAACGGGGAGCTTATTGGGATTGCCTTTGACGGTAATATTGAAGCGATGGCCGGTGATGTTATTTTTGATCATGAGCTGCAAAGGACTATCAGTGTGGATATACGTTATGTATTATTTATTATTGACAAGTTTGCAGGAGCAAAACATTTGGTTGACGAAATGACCCTTGTGCAGTAG
- a CDS encoding OstA-like protein, whose product MKNCFIFIAWVFFILPFAAKAQKEVKLISSRDYEARKEWGVNRFYKPVFLHEGSTLSADSSDYNPAERFFDAFGNVVITQPNGTVVYADKLHYIKDTRIAILTNNVRMVDPKGAVLTTNHLTYNLNTKIGNYTNGGRIVNETDTLTSKNGHYFENTSDAFFRYDVIVRTPETNIFTDTLKYNSLSKMAYFYGPTNIKGKGGGNLYTENGDYHTETDRARFGKNNLYTEESRFLRGDSLYYDGKAGYGRAIKNVVFIDTVQQGILYGQKGVYLKKDESITMTEDAYMVMITKNDSTDKQTVTPDSLLTDSLATDSLAVHVQDSDSLYEKNSEPAATDSVYMSADTLYSRVILLKDYEPIVLNLQRDGGDLDEDEEEDYNDDYDEGIPEEEGGGEAILPTEVTDSLANDSTQVSSVDSVDQKPPKDILTDSLPIVETDSTAHKKTEDLSADSLMKIALADSLLQKEVPEKITEEEISKAVIKTTQLQNDTLLKSERERISLELAADSLLLDSANIPIVGQADSSLALAKTAASNAPLMDSTTLDTAKTRIVKAYHNMRIFKSDLQARADSAYYGYADSIIRCYGNPMIWAQGSQLSGDTIYMQLKNQRLDNMLLKTNAFIVSTQLDSVKFNQVKGRKITGFFTDNKLERMFVDGNAESIYYTMEAEKISGMTKSIGSRIKILFNNNEVASIVNIRKTETSYTPVTAIDADKEILPGFIWKPKDRPKNKEEVINPRLAGVSATQDSSTLDSNMIDSVHILDSEEDNTTTEEVAEPSPQQEELPETILPEKEEALPPKQEEKKANSEEKKTQPSL is encoded by the coding sequence GTGAAGAATTGTTTCATTTTTATCGCTTGGGTATTTTTTATCCTCCCCTTTGCTGCAAAAGCACAGAAGGAGGTGAAACTGATTAGTTCAAGGGATTATGAAGCGCGAAAAGAATGGGGCGTAAACCGTTTTTACAAACCTGTATTTTTACACGAGGGTAGCACCTTATCTGCCGATAGTTCGGATTACAACCCTGCTGAGCGTTTTTTTGATGCTTTCGGGAATGTAGTCATTACCCAACCTAACGGCACGGTGGTTTACGCCGACAAATTGCATTACATTAAAGATACCAGAATAGCGATACTTACAAATAACGTACGGATGGTAGACCCAAAAGGGGCAGTTTTAACCACCAATCATCTGACTTACAACCTAAATACCAAAATAGGGAATTACACCAATGGGGGACGGATTGTCAATGAAACGGATACGTTGACCAGTAAAAATGGTCATTATTTCGAAAACACATCCGACGCATTTTTTAGATACGATGTAATCGTCAGAACTCCGGAGACCAATATTTTTACGGATACGCTGAAGTATAATTCACTTTCTAAGATGGCGTATTTTTACGGGCCAACAAATATTAAAGGTAAAGGTGGAGGTAATCTCTACACCGAAAATGGCGATTACCATACAGAGACCGATCGGGCAAGGTTTGGAAAAAACAACTTATATACAGAAGAAAGCAGATTTTTAAGGGGCGATAGCTTATATTATGATGGTAAGGCAGGGTATGGGCGCGCTATCAAAAACGTGGTATTCATAGACACTGTTCAGCAAGGTATACTTTACGGTCAAAAGGGCGTCTACCTCAAGAAAGATGAAAGTATTACCATGACGGAAGATGCCTATATGGTCATGATTACCAAAAATGACTCTACTGATAAACAAACTGTTACACCCGACAGTTTGTTGACGGATAGTTTAGCGACAGATAGCCTTGCAGTGCATGTTCAGGATAGTGATTCACTCTATGAAAAAAATAGCGAGCCGGCGGCTACCGATTCCGTGTATATGTCGGCCGATACCCTATACTCACGTGTTATCCTGCTGAAAGATTATGAACCGATTGTATTAAACTTGCAGCGGGATGGCGGAGATCTGGATGAAGATGAGGAAGAGGATTATAATGACGATTATGACGAGGGTATACCAGAGGAAGAAGGGGGTGGAGAAGCAATTCTTCCAACAGAAGTTACCGACAGCTTAGCAAATGACTCCACACAGGTTTCTAGCGTGGATAGTGTTGACCAAAAACCCCCTAAGGATATTTTAACTGACAGCTTACCGATAGTTGAGACCGACAGTACCGCCCATAAGAAAACGGAAGATCTTTCTGCCGATTCGCTGATGAAGATTGCTCTTGCAGACAGTTTACTGCAAAAGGAGGTTCCGGAGAAAATAACGGAAGAGGAAATTAGCAAAGCTGTTATTAAGACTACACAACTGCAGAATGATACACTTTTAAAAAGTGAACGAGAAAGGATAAGTCTCGAGCTGGCCGCGGATAGTTTATTACTGGACTCGGCCAATATCCCTATAGTAGGCCAGGCAGACAGCTCCCTTGCTCTGGCAAAAACGGCCGCCTCCAATGCACCCTTAATGGACTCAACGACACTTGACACTGCCAAAACGCGTATTGTCAAGGCCTATCATAATATGCGTATCTTTAAATCTGATCTGCAGGCCCGTGCTGATTCTGCTTACTATGGTTATGCCGATTCTATTATACGTTGTTACGGCAACCCAATGATATGGGCACAGGGCTCACAGCTATCTGGCGACACGATCTATATGCAGTTGAAAAACCAACGTTTAGATAATATGCTACTAAAAACCAATGCATTTATCGTAAGTACACAACTGGACTCGGTGAAGTTCAATCAAGTGAAGGGACGAAAAATAACCGGCTTTTTCACGGATAATAAACTTGAACGTATGTTTGTTGATGGCAATGCGGAAAGTATTTATTATACCATGGAGGCTGAGAAAATTTCGGGTATGACTAAAAGCATTGGCAGTAGAATAAAAATCCTGTTTAATAATAATGAAGTAGCGAGTATTGTCAATATCCGAAAAACGGAGACGAGCTACACGCCTGTAACCGCAATTGATGCCGACAAAGAGATATTACCTGGTTTTATCTGGAAGCCTAAAGATCGCCCGAAGAACAAAGAAGAAGTTATTAATCCGAGATTAGCAGGTGTTTCTGCAACACAAGATAGTTCTACATTAGATAGTAACATGATCGATTCCGTACATATTCTTGATTCGGAAGAAGATAACACAACTACTGAAGAGGTGGCGGAACCATCACCGCAACAGGAAGAGCTACCGGAGACAATTCTCCCCGAAAAAGAAGAAGCCCTTCCTCCAAAGCAAGAAGAAAAGAAAGCAAATTCCGAAGAGAAGAAAACGCAACCTTCGTTATAA
- the tilS gene encoding tRNA lysidine(34) synthetase TilS gives MTLQERFLNFIADNQLFNANERILLAVSGGRDSVLLTQLFAASSFVFGIAHCNFKLRGQAADDDEIFVKNLAEKLNVPFYVSAFDTDKFAQERQLSIEMAARELRYDWFEKIRTKHQYHYIALAHHQNDTVETVLLNLVRGTGIAGLHGILPKRQRLIRPLLFLTRAEVDQAIVDLNLQYRDDESNFSTAYTRNKIRLEVIPRLKEINPSLEKTFIENSKRFEELTKLLKNYADTLRKQLFFERSYGTYAISMENLQQLSPLNTLLYELFKPFGFSADVLNDLQTVWKKADRSGRRFFSESHQLTVDREVLILEKIRDEKLSTVFLHPGEKVQFGNYTLSAKWTEEHNISRSGHVVTIAADNLTFPLQIRRWQRGDSFQPLGMRGKKKLSDFFIALKVPRNDKERIPIVVNGNGDVLWVAPYRINDNYKITGKTKKVIILECI, from the coding sequence ATGACGCTGCAGGAGAGATTCTTGAATTTTATTGCTGATAATCAGTTGTTTAATGCCAATGAACGCATACTGTTAGCGGTCAGTGGAGGACGGGATTCCGTATTATTGACACAGCTCTTCGCGGCTTCGTCTTTTGTTTTTGGAATAGCACACTGTAACTTTAAGTTACGTGGACAAGCAGCAGATGATGACGAAATTTTTGTAAAGAATTTGGCCGAAAAGCTAAACGTTCCTTTTTATGTTTCAGCCTTTGATACTGATAAATTTGCTCAAGAACGTCAGCTTTCAATAGAAATGGCTGCTCGGGAACTGCGCTATGACTGGTTTGAGAAAATAAGGACAAAACACCAATACCACTATATAGCTTTAGCTCATCATCAAAATGATACGGTGGAGACCGTTTTACTTAATCTTGTAAGAGGCACGGGCATAGCGGGTTTACACGGTATTTTGCCTAAACGCCAAAGGTTGATCCGCCCACTACTGTTTTTAACAAGAGCTGAAGTTGATCAAGCAATTGTTGATCTAAATTTGCAATACCGTGACGATGAATCGAACTTTTCTACCGCATATACACGGAATAAAATACGCTTAGAGGTGATCCCCAGGTTGAAGGAAATCAATCCTTCTTTGGAAAAAACGTTCATCGAAAACAGCAAACGATTTGAAGAGCTGACCAAGCTGTTGAAAAATTACGCAGACACCTTAAGGAAACAGCTTTTTTTTGAGCGCAGCTACGGAACATATGCAATCAGTATGGAAAACTTACAACAACTGTCGCCATTAAACACCTTGCTATATGAGTTGTTTAAACCATTTGGTTTTTCTGCTGATGTGTTAAATGACCTACAAACCGTTTGGAAGAAGGCTGACCGGTCAGGGAGACGCTTTTTTTCTGAAAGCCATCAATTAACAGTTGATAGAGAAGTGCTCATTTTGGAGAAAATTCGGGATGAAAAGCTGTCAACAGTTTTTTTGCATCCGGGAGAAAAGGTACAGTTTGGTAATTATACATTATCGGCCAAGTGGACAGAAGAGCACAACATTAGCAGAAGTGGGCATGTCGTAACGATTGCTGCAGATAATTTGACATTCCCTTTGCAAATAAGGAGATGGCAAAGAGGTGACAGCTTTCAACCTTTAGGTATGCGGGGTAAGAAAAAACTAAGTGATTTCTTTATTGCTTTGAAAGTGCCGCGTAATGATAAAGAGCGGATACCGATTGTTGTAAACGGTAACGGCGATGTGCTCTGGGTAGCTCCTTACCGTATAAACGATAATTATAAGATTACAGGAAAAACAAAAAAAGTTATTATCTTAGAATGTATATAA
- a CDS encoding DUF4834 family protein codes for MGLLKVLLITILVLWVLRIIVRLLLPYLMAKFVGKVQKEAHRQYERQTGAYTRDSSPRPDGKIRIDYVPPKNQKNSMSSSNGKVGEFVDFEEIK; via the coding sequence ATGGGGTTGTTAAAGGTCTTATTGATTACAATATTGGTTTTATGGGTGTTAAGAATAATAGTCAGACTATTGCTTCCGTACCTGATGGCCAAATTTGTAGGTAAGGTGCAGAAGGAAGCCCATAGGCAATATGAGCGGCAAACCGGTGCTTATACCCGAGATAGCAGTCCCAGACCCGATGGGAAAATACGAATTGATTACGTCCCTCCAAAAAACCAGAAAAATAGCATGTCCTCTTCCAATGGAAAAGTTGGAGAGTTTGTTGATTTCGAAGAGATCAAATAA